The genomic interval CTGGGGTTTTATTAGTTCGATTGGAATCTATGGAAAATAAGATTCAACACCTTATAAAAGCTTCCTTACAAGAAGATTGTAAATCAAAATGCAAAGAAAAGATTGAAAAACAAATTTTGCAACTTACTTTGGATCGGGATGCATTCAATACTGAATTTATTAAAGCCTTTAAAAACAATTTTAAATTTTGTCCGGTATTTTTTTATTATGACAAAGATCAAATTGCTTTAGCACAGACAAATTATAGCCGAATTTACTTTCTGGACTCAACACAAAATAATAAATTCTTAGCTAATATACCGAAAGATAGTTTATTGATATTGAAAAAAGATGAAACCCCTAATTCGTCAAATGAAGGATGGTTATTTCAAACTGCAGATGGCGTTTTATTACAAAATGGATTTCCATACATCACTGTAAATAATTTTAAAACACTGATGAATAGACTTGCATCAACAGACCATCAGAAAAAAAATTGCATTTATCTGGTTAAAAAATTAAATAAAAATCTACATCAGTATTTGTACGAATCCGATGTTAGAAAAATGGAAATAGAAGTAGACATGCAATGAAATGAATTCTATTCTAAAATAGAAAATAGAATACAAAATTTTGTGAGTATCCAATGAACGCTCTGTTTGAACTATAAAATGAATTCATTCTATAGAGCATTCATATAGGTCGTTATAAAAGTAAGATAGTACCGCTCTTTTTTATAACTATTAAGACTCCTATTTCTTAAAAATGTTACCGAAAATAGTGCCTAACAATCCTCCAGAATTTTGTTGGGTATTTTGAACTTGAGGTTCCTGAGAACCACCCAGCACACCACCTAGAACAGTCCCTATTAAATCTCCAAATCCACCACTTTGTGCGGATTGAGCAGAACCCATTAAAATACTGGCTAGGTCTCCTAATCCACCACTACTTCCTGCTTCATTGGATGAAGAATTACGCAATTTACCAATAACAGCCATTACAATGGGTGCAAGTATTGGCATCAACTTCATGATTTGACTCATATTTAATCCTGAAGATTGGCTGACTTGTTGAGCAA from Saprospiraceae bacterium carries:
- a CDS encoding DUF937 domain-containing protein, whose protein sequence is MDLMQVLQGQLNGDLLNQISQTIGADEKQTEIATNGIFAALVGGLANNASTTNGLSSLTSALDRDHDGSVLDDLMGMVGTMMQGQVTGANNGIGMLGHILGDKQDQVAQQVSQSSGLNMSQIMKLMPILAPIVMAVIGKLRNSSSNEAGSSGGLGDLASILMGSAQSAQSGGFGDLIGTVLGGVLGGSQEPQVQNTQQNSGGLLGTIFGNIFKK